A region of the Deinococcus psychrotolerans genome:
CATTTCAGGCGCAGGGGCAGGCCGCTGACCAACAGGTGCGCTTCATCGGCGGCGGCGGCGAAGTGCTGATTGGCCCAGCCCAGCAGATCGCGGTAGCGGCGGGCCAGTGCGTTGTCTGGGACGATGCCCAGCCCCACTTCGTTGCTGACCACGATCAGGGTGGCGCTGTTGTGTCTGAGCAAGTCGTCCACCCGCGCCAGCACCTCACCGTCTTCCCGCTCGGCCAGCATCAGATTGCTGACCCATAAGCTCAAGCAGTCCAGCAAAACGGTGGGCGTGTGCGCGGTTTGTAGGGCTGCCACCACGTCCAGCGGCTCCTCAAGGGTGATCCACTCGGCGGGGCGGTCGCTCTGGTGGCGCTCGATTCGCGCCCGCATTTCGCCATCAAAGGCCTGCGCGGTGGCGAGGTAGGTCACGGCGTGGCCGCTCAAACGTAGGGCCTGCCGCTCGGCGAAGCTGCTCTTGCCGCTTCTGGCTCCGCCCGTGATGTAGATGAGCTTGCCCGCCTTGGTCAAGTTAGAGTCTGTCAAGGTTGAGTCCTTCCAGCCACCACGCGCCGCCTGCCCGCCTCAGGTGGGTCACGCGGGCGTGGTGAATGCGGGCCGCACTGAAGCCGAGTGTCAGGCGCAGGGCGGCCAAAATGAATCCGGCGTGGGTGAAAGCCAGGGTTGTTTCGCCGGGTAGGGCGTCGAGCCAGGTCTGCACCCGTGCGTGAAAGGCTCGCCCCGTTTCGCCCCCGGGCGGGCCACTTTCCGAAGTGGGGTCGCTCAGCGCGTCGATCCAGTGGCGCGGTTGAGTGCCGTAACGGGTTTCCAATTCGCTCCAAGTGTGTCCGGCCATCTCACCAAAGTCGGCTTCCAGCAAAGCGGGAGAGCGCTGAGGCTTATCTAGGCCTGCCAAAGTTGCTGTTTGCAAGCAGCGCCGCGCTGGACTGCTCCAGACCTGTGCGCTCTCAGGCAGATGCAGAGCACGGGCCTGCCGTTCTCCCTCCGGCGTCAGGGCGGCGTCGTCCTGTCTGCCAGGATAACGGCCCTCGGCGTTGCGGGGCGTCTGGGCGTGGCGAATCAGGTACAAATCGAGCGTCATTTCGGCCAGCCCGCCAGCGTGATGAGCACGGTCAGGGCGCTGAGTTCAGCCACCTCGATACACGCGCCGTACACGTCGCCGTTGATGCCGCCGCCCAGTCGCCGCGCTGCGAAGGCGGCCACCCCCAGTGCCGAGAGCAGCGCCGCCGCAAATCCTGCCCAAGCCTGCGAAAAAAACAGCGCGGGCAAGGCCACCAAGCACGCCACCGGCCACCAGCCTTCCCGCGAGCGAGCGCCCAGCGACTCGGTTCTTGCCGCCGGGTAAAGGTTCATGGGAGCCAACACCGCCAGCCGCGCCGACACCGCCGCAATCAGCAGGGGCCAAGCGTTCGGCAGCGCCTGAAGCAGCGAAAAGCGGATCAGCAGGGCAATCACCCCCGTCGCCAGCCCGAAGGCCCCCACATGCACGTCGCCCAGAATCCTGAGCCGCTCGGCGGGCGACTTCATGACAAACAGGGCGTCGGCGGCGTCCACCAGCCCGTCAAAGTGCAGCATGCCGGTCAGGGCCAGCCAAGCCGCCACCGCCAGCGCCGCGCCGACTCCCGGTGGGAGGTGCAGCCACTGACAGGCCGCCCACACCAGCGCCGCCCCGCCGCCCACCGCGTAGCCCGCCAGTGGGTAAAAACCGCTGGCCCGCGCAAATTCGCCTTCCCCCACCTCGCGCACGTGCGGCAGCGGCAAGGTGGTCAAAAAGGTCAGGGCCAGGTGAGCTGGGCGCAGCAGGCGGCCGAGGCCGCTCACCACGCGTACCGAATCAAATCTGTAAAAACCAAGCGTCAACCTCAACTCAGGCAACCGGAACCAAAAAAGCGCCCGGCGGGGGCGCGTCAAAGTCGGAAAGTCGGGGATGCTGAGCCGGATAAAGGCCGCAAGCCGTTTCCCTGCTCCTGACGCGGAAGCAAGTTCAGCAGATCATCAATAAGCCCCGCAGTGAGCAACCGGACTGAAACCGTGGCGCGGCCGTGCTCGACAACCGTGCCGGACTGTGCTTGCCCCGTTTGCTGGGAGGCATTTACCGGACTTCTCTCAAGCAGAGCGGGTCAGGTCAAGCGCTGATCCCAGCGGGAGTGTAGCACTCGGGGCGGCGTTCCTCCTTTTTGCGCGGCGTCCGCTGACCGCTCTTCCCAGTTCCGCGCTGCCCAGTTCTGCTAAGCTGCCGGCACCTGAGGTTGGGGAAGTCCGGTGAAATTCCGGCGCTGTCGCGCAGCGGTAATCAGACGGAGTTCTGTAAGCCCGAATGCCTCTCAGGGACGCCCCACACCAAGCGCCGTAAGGCCGCGTGTGGGGCACCTCTCGCCGTCAGAGGGCCAAGTTGTGCGTGCTGCTGGAGATCACCTCCGGCACGGCTCCGCGCTGGCCCCAGCCAGATCGGGCTTTTTTTTGCTGTGCTCCCGCTCTGGCTGCTCTCGCCCACGCACACCGGAGCTTACCCATGCGTCACCCCGCCACTTTCGTTTTGTTTGCCCTGCTGTCCAGCGCCGCCGCCACCACCTACCCGCTGACCGTCACCGATGATCTGGGCCGCTCCGTGACCTTGAAAAGTAAGCCGCTCAGAATCGTGGCGATGCTGCCCTCGCACACCGAGACACTTTTTGCCATCGGAGCGGGCGATCAGCTGGTCGGCGCGGACAAGTACAGCACCTACCCCGACGCCGCCAACAAACTTCCCAAAGTCGGCAGCGGCTACCAGCCCAACATCGAAGCGATCTTGGCGCTCAAGCCCGATCTGGTGCTGGCCGACGAATCGGCAGGGTCGCGCCTGACCGAGAAGCTGGCGGCGGCGGGTCTGACCGTCTACGGCGGCACAGCCCAGACCTACAACGAAGTTTTCGAAAAAATCGCGGTGCTGGGCAAGCTGACCGACCACGAAACTGGAGCGGTCAAGCTGATCACCAAGATGCGCTCAGAACTCAATGCCCTCAGCGCCAGCGTCGTCAAGTTGCCCAAAGTCAGCACTTACTACGAGGTCGATCCTGCGCCGTATTCTGTCGGCCCCAATTCGTTTATCGGCGTGCTGATCGCCAAAGCCGGCGGCCAGACGATTATTCCTTCCACTTTGGGCGACTTTCCCAAAATTGCCCCCGAACTCATCGTCAAAAGTAATCCGCAGGTGATGGTCGGCTTGACGCTGGATGAAGCCAAGAACCGGCCCGGCTGGAACACCCTGAGCGCCGTGAAAGCGGGCCGCGTCTTCAAGGTCACGCCGGAGCAAAACGACGCGCTGTCGCGTCCGGGGCCGCGCCTGCCCGACGCCCTGAGAACGTTGATCCAACTGATTCATCCGGAGGCGCTGAAATGACTTCGGGCGACGAAGCGACCCGGCAGCGCCGTGAGGCCGCCATGCAGGAATTGCAGGAAGCCAACGACAGCCACACCAAGCAGGAAGGCATCAGCAAGGGTCGGCGGGGGCTGATCATCGTCAACACCGGCAACGGCAAGGGCAAAACCACCGCCGCGCTGGGCCTGATGATGCGGGCGCACGGGCGCGGCCTCAAGACACGGCTGTTTCAGTTTCTCAAGCACGAGAATGCCAAATTCGGCGAGCACCGTACCCTCGACGCGCTGGGCTTGCCGTATGAAGGACTGGGCGACGGTTTTACCTGGCGTTCGCGCAACCTGGAGAACTCCGCCGAGATGGCCGCGCACGGCTGGGAACTGGCCAAGGCGGCCATCGAGGCGGGCGAATACGATTTGATCGTGCTCGACGAGTTTACCTATCCGCTCAAATACGGCTGGGTTAGTTGGCCGGAGGTGGAAGCCACCCTGAAAGCCCGCAGTCCGCTGATGCACGTGGTGATTACCGGGCGCGGCGCTCTGCCCGAACTGATCGAGCTGGCCGATACCGTCAGCGAGATTCAGCCGGTCAAGCACGCCTACAGCGCCGGAATCGGAGCGCAGATCGGGGTGGAATACTGAGGCGAGCCGTGCTGCTGGCTCTCGCGCTGGACGCCTGGGGTGAGCCGCCTGCCCGCCTTCATCCGGTGGTCTGGATGGGAAATTACCTCAAGTGGGCGCGGCAGCAGTGGCGGGGTCAAACGCCTTTCCTCCAACTGGCGGAGGGCACGCTGACCTGGACGCTGGGCGCGGTCATCAGCGCGGCGGCGGGGCAGCAAGCGCGGCGGTTGCCGTGGTGGGCGCAGGGCGTACTGCTCAAGCCCCTACTGGCCCGCCGAGCGCTCTTTGACGCCGTCAGAGAAGTCCATAGCGCTTTGGCCCATGACGACTTGCCTGAAGCGCGGCGCTTGCTTTCATGGCACTTGGTCAGCCGCGACACCGCCGAGCTGAGCGCCTGCGAAGTGGCGGGCGCGGCGATTGAAAGCTTGGCAGAGAACCTTTCTGACAGCCTAATTGCGCCGCTGCTGGCTTACCGGGTGGGGGGGCTACGACTGGCCGCCTTCTACCGCTACGCCAACACCGCCGACGCCATGTGGGGCTACCGCACGCCCGAGCTGGAATGGGCGGGCAAATCGGCGGCCCGAACCGACGACCTGCTCAACCTCGCGCCCAGCCGCCTGACGGCCCTGTGCGCCTTGGTGGTGGCTGGGCAGCCGAAAGCTTGGCGAGTCTGGTGGCGAGATCGCTGCACCACCACCAGTCCCAACGCGGGCCATCCGATGAGCGCTTTTGCGGGGGCGCTGGGCATCAGATTAGACAAACGCGTCGTCTACACCCTCAACCCGGCGGGCCGCTCACCCTGTGCCGCCGACTTGCCGAGGGCGCTGCAACTGGCGGAGCGCACTTTTGGTCTGGCGCTGTTGGTGCTGCTCGTCAAAGGGAAAAGTCGTGCCTGAGCTCCTTCCACGTGTCCCACACGGTGGCCCGGGCGCTGAGCCGTTCAGGGGCCTGGATTTCAGCGTCAATGCCAACCCGTATGGCCCTAATCCAGTTCTCTTGAAGGCGCTCCTCGACGCCGACCACACCCATTACCCCGACCCCACCTACTTTGAGACGAGACGCCAGCTGGCCGACTGGCACGGCGTCAATCCTGAAAACGTGGCGGTGTCGGTGGGCGCGTCCGATCTGCTGCACCGCCTTGCCCGCGCTTTTTTACCGGTTGGCGGCACGCTGCTGAGCCTTCACGCCCCGTTTGGTGAGCTGGCCCGCGCCGCTCAGCTGCAGGGCAACCGGATCGAGGTCATGACTGATGTGCCCACCGATTTACCTCCAAACGCAGCTTTGGTCTACGTCGGTTATCCGCACAATCCGACGGGGCAAGCGCCGACTCCCGACCAGCTCAGCCAGCTCTCCGAGCAGTGCGCGGCTTCCGGCGCTTTGTTGATCGTGGACGAAGCCTACGCCGCCTTCGCGGGATTGCCCGACCCGCCGAGGCATCCCCACCTGATCCGGTTGCTGTCGCCGGGCAAAGCGCACGGTTTGGTGGGAGCGCGGCCCGCCTACGCGCTGGCGGCGGCTCAGCTGATCCGCGCCCTCGATAATCTGGCTCCGGCTTGGCACGTTCCGGCGAGCACGGCGGCGGTGCTGGCGAGTTTGCCCGAAGCGCAGGCGTTTTTGGCTCAAACGTTGCCACAAGTTCGGCGTCACGCGGAGGATTTGGCCGAGCAGCTCGGCTTGTTTGGGGCAGTTCAGCACCTCGGCACACCTTACTTGCTGCTTAAAGTCGGAAATGCTCAGCAGGTCAGCGTCGTCTTACTCGCCTCCGGCATCAAAGTCCGGGACTGTACCAGCTACGACCTGCCGCAGTGGATTCGGGTGTCGGCCCGCTTGCCGGGTGAGAATGCCGCGCTGATCGAGTCCATAGAGCATTTGTCGTAAAAGTTTCAAAACTTTTACGACCGAGCGGAGCGAGCGAAATACGTGTTAGAGCAGATGGGAGTGGAATTGGTGGGGTGCTTTTCCACAACAATGGAACGGACAAATGCTCTAAGGAGGCTGTATGGGTAAGGCCATCATGATTCAGGGTTGCACCAGCAACGCCGGAAAAAGTTATCTGTGCGCCGCACTGTGCCGCATTTTGTCAAATGAAGGTGTGCGGGTGGCTCCTTTCAAAGCCCAAAACATGAGCAACAACGCGGGCGTGACCCCGGACGGCCTGGAAATGGGCCGCGCTCAACTGGTGCAGGCGCGGGCGGCGCGGGTCACGCCCGACGTGCGGATGAATCCGGTGCTGCTCAAACCTGAAGCCGACACCCGCTCGCAGGTGGTGCTGCTGGGCAAGGCCAATCCCGAACTCACCGCGCTGGGCTGGCGGGAGCGCAAACCGCACCTATGGCCGCACGTGCAGAGCGCCCTGCACAGTCTCATGGCCGAGTACGACGTGGTGGTGATCGAAGGCGCGGGCAGCCCCGCCGAGGTCAATCTGCGAAGCTCCGACATCGTAAACATGCGGGTGGCGCTGGAAGTCCGAGCGCGTGTTCTGCTGGCCTGCGATATAGACCGGGGCGGCGCGTTTGCTCACCTGCTCGGCACCTGGCATTGCCTGAGCGCCGATGAGCGGCAGTTGCTGGGAGGCTTTTTGCTCAACCGTTTTCGCGGCGACGCCCGCCTGCTCTCGCCCGCGCCCGAGTGGTTGGAGCAGCAGACTGGTGTCCCCACCCTCGGCGTCATCCCGATGCTGGATATTCCGCTGCCGGAGGAAGACGGGGTGGTGTCACGAGAACCCTCAGGTTCGTCAGAAGGTTTTGTGGCGGTGGCCCGCTTGCCGCGCATTTCTAACTTAGATGAATTCGCGCCGCTGGGCGAGCTGCTGCGCTGGGTGACCTCGCCCGCCGAGCTAGAGGGAGCGCGGGCCGTTATCTTGCCCGGCAGCAAAAGTACCGCAGCTGATTTGGCGTGGCTGCGTTCCAGCGGTCTGGCCGCCGAAGTGGTGCGGCAAGCGCAGCGGGGCATGCCGGTGCTGGGCATCTGCGGCGGCCTGCAAATGCTGGGCGAGCGCCTGAGCGACCCGCACGGCGTAGACGGCCCGCCGGAAAGCTCAGGATTGGGGCTCCTCCACTTGGACACCGAATTTGCCCCTGCCAAAACCACCCGTCTAACCACATTCACCGACTCAGAAACGGGCCTCAAGCTGGAAGGCTACGAAATTCATCACGGCCACACCCGCGTGGGCGGCGCGGTGGACGAACTCGCTCCCGAGCTGCTGTGGCGCAGCGGCAATGTGCGCGGCACCTACCTTCATGGCCTGCTGGAAAATCCAGCGTACTTGGAGCGCTTCTTGGGTTGGGCCGGTTTACCGCTGCCGGAGAGCTTGGACACTCTGGACGCCCGCTTGGACGCCATTGCCGAGCGGGTCAAAGCCAGCTTGGACTGGGAGCGGGTGCGGGCCTTGTTGTGAAGAGCCTCGGCTGCCGGGAAAGGCGTTCTAAAGGTCACCGTCGTTGCCGAGCTTTGGCCCGATGTCCGGCACCGGCTGGCCCGGCTTCCATTCCACGACCACACCGTCGTCGGGGTTATGCGGCGCTTTGATGAACACTGCCCGCCACGGCACCTTGCCCTCGTTGACGAGGTAATGCATCTCCATCGGGTCGCAGCGGTGGTAATCGCCCGGCCCCAGTTCTACTCGCAGGCCATTCGTCCACATCACCGCGTTTCCTTCCAGGGTGTAAAACGATTCCTCGGTGCGCTCGTGGTAATGGTTGGGAAAATCTTGACCGGGCGGTAACACCACCACGCCGAAATCGGTGCGCGGGCCACGCGAAAGGTAGCCGGGGCCGTAGGTGTCGTAGCGTAGGGGCGTCTCGTCAATTTTGGCTTTGTGCATATCGTTCTCCTTTAGAGTCCCGGAGCTTTCCACAGCGAAGTGGTAATGCCCTGATCCACCAAACTCCGCTGGGCAGCGTAGGCAATTTGCCAGCGGCCGGTTAGCTCAGCGTACAGTGACCCGAGCGCCCGGTTTGGCTGGTAGGTGCGCTCCCAACTCACCAGCGCCTCGCCGCCCTCGACCAGCGAGGCGTAGACGCCCACGCCCGTTCCGGCGGCAATCGCCGTGCCCAGCGCTGTCGCTTCCTTGACCACCGGCACCCGCACAGGCTTACCGCTCACGTCGGCCAGAATCTGGCACCACAATTCACCCTTGCTGCCGCCGCCCGCGAAGGTCAGTACCTCGCTGTCCACGCGGGTAAATTGCTGAATCAGCAGCAGGTTTTGCACGCTGACGATAGCGGCATGTTCCTCCAGCGCCCGGAACAGTGCGCCCCGGCTGGATTTGACAGGATCAAGCGAGAGATTGAGGAACGACGGAGCGGCGTGATACCAAGCGCTGTAGCGCATGACATCGCTGAAAATCGGGATGATGCCGTAAGCGCCGGGCGGCACCTGGCGGGCCTGCTCTTCCAGTGAGCTGTAGGCGTCGCGCCCGCCCAGCTGCTCCTGACGGCGCTCCTCGTCGCAGTACGTGTCGCGAAACCAGCGCATCGCCGCGCCCACAAAAAAGGAGATGGTTTCGGCCTGCCAGACCCCCGGCACCGCGTGGCAGTTGATGCGGATGTCCATTGCCGGATCGGTTTTGGGCTCAGCCAGATTGACTTCCTGTTGCCAGAATGTGCCGCCCAGAATGGCCGTCTGACCGGGACGCACCACGCCCAGCCCCACGCAGCCGAGTTGCACGTCTCCCCCACCCATCACGACGGGTGTGCCGGGCCGCAAACCAGACTCCTCGGCGGCGCGTGGAGTGACGACCGCAAAGGCGGTGCCGGATTCGAGAACGGGGGGAAACAGTTCGTTGGGCAAGCCCAGATCGTTTAGGCCTACCCTCGACCAGTCGCGGCGAAGCAAACTGAACATCCCACTGGTGCAGGCGTTGGATGGATCGCTGGCCAGCACGTCGCCCAGTCGGTAAAGCACCCAGTCGCTGAGCATGCTGACGCGGTGAATGCGCCCGAACACGTCCGGCTGGTGCTGCTTGATCCACAAAAGTCTCGGCACGGCGCTGAGCGCGAAAGTCTGGCCGCTTTCCTGATAAGTTTGCCGCTCGACTTGCGCGTGGTCGCGCTGAAGCAAGCGCACCTGCTCGGCGGCGCGGGCATCCACGTTGGCGCAGGCCCAGATCTCGCGGCCAGACTCGTCATACAGCACGATGGCCTCGCGCATACTGCTGGCGCTGACGGCCAGAATGCTCTCCGGCGCGGCCCCGGCCTGAGCCATCACCCGCTGGATGCACTGACAGATCACGCCCCAGTTGCGCTCCACGGCAAAGTCCATCACGCCGGGGGTGCCGTCATTCTCGTGCGTCCATTCCTGAGCGGCCACCGCGACTTGCTGGCCTTGCGGCGTGAACAGCACCGCCCGGACGCTGCCGGTGCCTGCGTCAATGGCCAGCAGGAAGCCGCTCACGCCCGTTTCCTCAGCCGCAGCACATTGAGGTGTTCTCCCGCCAGCGACCCAGCATAATAGCCAATTTGAGCGGGCTGCTCAAAGCCCTGATCCGCAGAAGTCTGGTGCCGAACTGCGGCTGCGAAATGGCGATGATCTGCTGCTGAATTGGAGCATCGAGACATTTGGCCTCCTGAGTCGTAAAAGTGAGAGAGCACGTCGCCGCCCGCGCTGATCAGTTCAGGCCACCGACTCTGCACCGCTGGCGGCAAGTTCCAGATTCTTCACAGCACGCTCCTGTGGCTTGACAGACCCGAACTTTGAACCAATAAGGAATGTGTTTTCGTTTGGCCTGAGTATAAGGGGGCCGGAGCAGCAAAGGCGAAGATGCAACCTTCAAATGTGATTGATACTTACGGCATTGAGCGGCCTCTGCTGCGAGTTGAACACGTCTGAACACTGTTTGGGGACATGCTTATCTTTAGCGGCATTCGTTTCAAATTGTTGGTCTGCTCCGTGTCCGGCCGGCTGCCACCCCGGTAATCAGCACCAAGCCCGTCATCGCCAGCAAGAACAGCAGCGGCGCGTGCCAGTTGCCCGCTCTGTCGTGCAGCGCTCCGAAGAGAAATGGGCCAGTCGCCGCCAGCGCGTAGCCGAAGCCCTGAGCCGTCGCCGAGAGCTGCGGCACCTGCGCCAGATTGTCGGCCCGCACAGCGATGAACATCAGCGCGAGCGGAAAGGTGCTGCCCGCGCCGATGCCCAGCAGCAGCAGCCACGGCAGCGGCGTCAGCGGCGCAAGCAGCAGGCCCATGACGCCCGCCGCGCTGATGAGTGCTGTAACCACCGCCAGCGGCACCAGC
Encoded here:
- a CDS encoding adenosylcobinamide-GDP ribazoletransferase, which produces MSGLGRLLRPAHLALTFLTTLPLPHVREVGEGEFARASGFYPLAGYAVGGGAALVWAACQWLHLPPGVGAALAVAAWLALTGMLHFDGLVDAADALFVMKSPAERLRILGDVHVGAFGLATGVIALLIRFSLLQALPNAWPLLIAAVSARLAVLAPMNLYPAARTESLGARSREGWWPVACLVALPALFFSQAWAGFAAALLSALGVAAFAARRLGGGINGDVYGACIEVAELSALTVLITLAGWPK
- the cobU gene encoding bifunctional adenosylcobinamide kinase/adenosylcobinamide-phosphate guanylyltransferase, translating into MTDSNLTKAGKLIYITGGARSGKSSFAERQALRLSGHAVTYLATAQAFDGEMRARIERHQSDRPAEWITLEEPLDVVAALQTAHTPTVLLDCLSLWVSNLMLAEREDGEVLARVDDLLRHNSATLIVVSNEVGLGIVPDNALARRYRDLLGWANQHFAAAADEAHLLVSGLPLRLK
- the cobO gene encoding cob(I)yrinic acid a,c-diamide adenosyltransferase, with translation MTSGDEATRQRREAAMQELQEANDSHTKQEGISKGRRGLIIVNTGNGKGKTTAALGLMMRAHGRGLKTRLFQFLKHENAKFGEHRTLDALGLPYEGLGDGFTWRSRNLENSAEMAAHGWELAKAAIEAGEYDLIVLDEFTYPLKYGWVSWPEVEATLKARSPLMHVVITGRGALPELIELADTVSEIQPVKHAYSAGIGAQIGVEY
- a CDS encoding ABC transporter substrate-binding protein, whose amino-acid sequence is MRHPATFVLFALLSSAAATTYPLTVTDDLGRSVTLKSKPLRIVAMLPSHTETLFAIGAGDQLVGADKYSTYPDAANKLPKVGSGYQPNIEAILALKPDLVLADESAGSRLTEKLAAAGLTVYGGTAQTYNEVFEKIAVLGKLTDHETGAVKLITKMRSELNALSASVVKLPKVSTYYEVDPAPYSVGPNSFIGVLIAKAGGQTIIPSTLGDFPKIAPELIVKSNPQVMVGLTLDEAKNRPGWNTLSAVKAGRVFKVTPEQNDALSRPGPRLPDALRTLIQLIHPEALK
- a CDS encoding cupin domain-containing protein, which codes for MHKAKIDETPLRYDTYGPGYLSRGPRTDFGVVVLPPGQDFPNHYHERTEESFYTLEGNAVMWTNGLRVELGPGDYHRCDPMEMHYLVNEGKVPWRAVFIKAPHNPDDGVVVEWKPGQPVPDIGPKLGNDGDL
- a CDS encoding histidine phosphatase family protein is translated as MTLDLYLIRHAQTPRNAEGRYPGRQDDAALTPEGERQARALHLPESAQVWSSPARRCLQTATLAGLDKPQRSPALLEADFGEMAGHTWSELETRYGTQPRHWIDALSDPTSESGPPGGETGRAFHARVQTWLDALPGETTLAFTHAGFILAALRLTLGFSAARIHHARVTHLRRAGGAWWLEGLNLDRL
- a CDS encoding cobyric acid synthase, whose amino-acid sequence is MGKAIMIQGCTSNAGKSYLCAALCRILSNEGVRVAPFKAQNMSNNAGVTPDGLEMGRAQLVQARAARVTPDVRMNPVLLKPEADTRSQVVLLGKANPELTALGWRERKPHLWPHVQSALHSLMAEYDVVVIEGAGSPAEVNLRSSDIVNMRVALEVRARVLLACDIDRGGAFAHLLGTWHCLSADERQLLGGFLLNRFRGDARLLSPAPEWLEQQTGVPTLGVIPMLDIPLPEEDGVVSREPSGSSEGFVAVARLPRISNLDEFAPLGELLRWVTSPAELEGARAVILPGSKSTAADLAWLRSSGLAAEVVRQAQRGMPVLGICGGLQMLGERLSDPHGVDGPPESSGLGLLHLDTEFAPAKTTRLTTFTDSETGLKLEGYEIHHGHTRVGGAVDELAPELLWRSGNVRGTYLHGLLENPAYLERFLGWAGLPLPESLDTLDARLDAIAERVKASLDWERVRALL
- the cbiB gene encoding adenosylcobinamide-phosphate synthase CbiB, whose translation is MALALDAWGEPPARLHPVVWMGNYLKWARQQWRGQTPFLQLAEGTLTWTLGAVISAAAGQQARRLPWWAQGVLLKPLLARRALFDAVREVHSALAHDDLPEARRLLSWHLVSRDTAELSACEVAGAAIESLAENLSDSLIAPLLAYRVGGLRLAAFYRYANTADAMWGYRTPELEWAGKSAARTDDLLNLAPSRLTALCALVVAGQPKAWRVWWRDRCTTTSPNAGHPMSAFAGALGIRLDKRVVYTLNPAGRSPCAADLPRALQLAERTFGLALLVLLVKGKSRA
- the lsrK gene encoding autoinducer-2 kinase, with the translated sequence MSGFLLAIDAGTGSVRAVLFTPQGQQVAVAAQEWTHENDGTPGVMDFAVERNWGVICQCIQRVMAQAGAAPESILAVSASSMREAIVLYDESGREIWACANVDARAAEQVRLLQRDHAQVERQTYQESGQTFALSAVPRLLWIKQHQPDVFGRIHRVSMLSDWVLYRLGDVLASDPSNACTSGMFSLLRRDWSRVGLNDLGLPNELFPPVLESGTAFAVVTPRAAEESGLRPGTPVVMGGGDVQLGCVGLGVVRPGQTAILGGTFWQQEVNLAEPKTDPAMDIRINCHAVPGVWQAETISFFVGAAMRWFRDTYCDEERRQEQLGGRDAYSSLEEQARQVPPGAYGIIPIFSDVMRYSAWYHAAPSFLNLSLDPVKSSRGALFRALEEHAAIVSVQNLLLIQQFTRVDSEVLTFAGGGSKGELWCQILADVSGKPVRVPVVKEATALGTAIAAGTGVGVYASLVEGGEALVSWERTYQPNRALGSLYAELTGRWQIAYAAQRSLVDQGITTSLWKAPGL
- a CDS encoding pyridoxal phosphate-dependent aminotransferase, which produces MPELLPRVPHGGPGAEPFRGLDFSVNANPYGPNPVLLKALLDADHTHYPDPTYFETRRQLADWHGVNPENVAVSVGASDLLHRLARAFLPVGGTLLSLHAPFGELARAAQLQGNRIEVMTDVPTDLPPNAALVYVGYPHNPTGQAPTPDQLSQLSEQCAASGALLIVDEAYAAFAGLPDPPRHPHLIRLLSPGKAHGLVGARPAYALAAAQLIRALDNLAPAWHVPASTAAVLASLPEAQAFLAQTLPQVRRHAEDLAEQLGLFGAVQHLGTPYLLLKVGNAQQVSVVLLASGIKVRDCTSYDLPQWIRVSARLPGENAALIESIEHLS